Proteins found in one Haloferax litoreum genomic segment:
- a CDS encoding SDR family NAD(P)-dependent oxidoreductase encodes MNDTTVVVTGASSGIGAAVARAFGRTGATVVACARDHDALQAVLDDVEDAGGTATGLRADVRDEFDMERLMESAARAGGPIDILVANAGINHGTPGQMPMADESYAAFDDTFRTNVRGVFAAVKEALPHMADDARILVPSGSIARDAKPGMGAYAVSKAAAEALVRQFAADCDQTVGVVDPGLVATDLTGGQGRDPASVGDLFVWAATEADPTDLDGVVLDLKVWKQATR; translated from the coding sequence ATGAACGACACGACTGTCGTGGTCACTGGCGCGAGTTCTGGAATCGGTGCGGCCGTCGCGCGAGCGTTCGGTCGGACGGGGGCGACAGTCGTCGCCTGCGCCCGCGACCACGACGCTCTTCAAGCCGTCCTCGACGACGTGGAAGACGCCGGCGGAACTGCGACGGGTCTCCGCGCCGACGTGCGCGACGAATTCGACATGGAGCGACTCATGGAGAGTGCCGCCCGGGCCGGTGGGCCAATCGACATCTTGGTCGCTAACGCCGGCATCAATCACGGCACACCGGGTCAGATGCCGATGGCAGACGAATCGTACGCCGCCTTCGACGACACGTTCAGAACGAACGTTCGCGGCGTCTTCGCGGCGGTCAAAGAAGCGCTCCCGCACATGGCCGACGACGCCCGTATCCTCGTGCCGTCTGGGTCAATCGCCCGCGACGCGAAACCCGGAATGGGTGCGTACGCCGTCTCGAAGGCCGCCGCGGAGGCACTCGTCCGGCAGTTCGCCGCCGACTGTGACCAGACCGTCGGCGTCGTCGACCCCGGACTCGTCGCAACCGACCTCACCGGTGGACAGGGACGTGACCCAGCGTCGGTCGGTGACCTGTTCGTCTGGGCGGCGACCGAGGCAGACCCCACCGACCTCGATGGAGTCGTCCTCGACCTGAAGGTGTGGAAGCAAGCGACCCGGTGA
- a CDS encoding ZIP family metal transporter — translation MNRSTAIGVGSVVVFVALSAYAVTVQAWKLLVVSWAAFAAMALAAPFGARARTEHAEGLVWGYGLASGAMVTSAAVFLVPQALGHHPQFGGFGIAFGILAGFGAHTVGHRFAHMDFPMDRTVTELSAHAISAGAIIGIVYGNIDVGVGLGLAIVSHKGPAGYAAARRLAGKDKSVFPLLLPAAGLGIAAIISSAVSLPATDAFRGIVFGFASGVFLHVAMDFLPRCEIGSEIHDLLSVEDEHAHAVLDRLRLHAAFSTVVGGLAVFGAWVVLG, via the coding sequence ATGAACCGCTCGACGGCCATCGGCGTCGGCAGCGTCGTCGTCTTCGTCGCACTCTCAGCCTACGCCGTCACGGTGCAAGCGTGGAAGTTGCTCGTCGTCTCGTGGGCCGCCTTCGCTGCGATGGCGTTGGCCGCGCCGTTCGGGGCGCGGGCACGCACCGAACACGCCGAGGGCCTCGTCTGGGGCTACGGCCTCGCCAGTGGCGCGATGGTGACGAGCGCCGCTGTCTTCCTCGTCCCACAGGCCCTCGGCCACCACCCGCAGTTCGGCGGGTTCGGCATCGCCTTCGGCATCCTCGCCGGGTTCGGAGCACACACCGTCGGCCACCGATTCGCGCACATGGACTTCCCGATGGACCGAACCGTGACGGAACTCTCCGCGCACGCCATCTCGGCGGGTGCAATCATCGGTATCGTCTACGGAAACATCGACGTCGGCGTGGGCCTCGGCCTCGCAATCGTCTCGCACAAAGGTCCCGCAGGGTACGCTGCCGCGCGTCGTCTCGCGGGGAAGGACAAGTCCGTCTTCCCACTCCTCCTTCCAGCGGCGGGACTCGGTATCGCCGCTATCATCTCGAGCGCCGTGTCCCTCCCGGCGACAGACGCCTTCCGTGGGATCGTCTTCGGGTTCGCCTCGGGAGTCTTCCTCCACGTCGCCATGGACTTCCTCCCGCGGTGTGAAATCGGCAGCGAGATTCACGACCTGCTGTCGGTCGAAGACGAACACGCACACGCCGTCCTCGACAGACTGCGTCTCCACGCCGCGTTCAGCACCGTCGTCGGTGGTCTCGCCGTCTTCGGCGCGTGGGTCGTCCTCGGCTAA
- a CDS encoding DUF7490 domain-containing protein — protein sequence MDRNALLAGGAVGVLLVAAVTAVLVPGVLADPTDEGPVRPGPVDVADVSISAGPATGETVTLGIETRIDHRRNPTHNVSVLVRAIDAESGLLTTTERVDVGTLTRDGEATATANLTVPREGGYDIEVLLFREAERVDQTEKSIRGVSAIKPPYLRSTTSFTKSEALPPVSFSIAEAGEDRTTLDLTATLTNSGDDPAEDLSVTFVLRQAESNIVASRTTVDAGTIRAGRTESVDATATVPNDYNYYIDVVLLRDGVVIDSARGAANLDPTRTISVNETTEDVELRVDDFEGGGASTPEETDYEATRTESAAPGFGVVVALVALLATAFVTRRWRR from the coding sequence ATGGATAGAAACGCCCTCCTCGCTGGCGGGGCCGTCGGCGTCCTTCTCGTCGCGGCAGTCACCGCTGTCCTCGTCCCCGGTGTCCTCGCGGACCCGACAGACGAGGGTCCGGTCAGGCCCGGTCCGGTAGACGTTGCGGACGTGTCCATATCGGCCGGCCCCGCGACGGGAGAGACAGTGACGCTCGGCATCGAGACCCGAATCGACCATCGACGAAACCCGACTCACAACGTGAGCGTCCTCGTTCGCGCCATCGACGCCGAGTCGGGACTCTTGACGACGACAGAACGAGTGGACGTCGGCACCCTCACTCGTGACGGTGAAGCGACTGCGACGGCCAACCTGACGGTCCCGCGGGAAGGTGGCTACGACATCGAGGTGCTCCTGTTCCGCGAGGCCGAACGGGTCGACCAGACCGAAAAGAGCATCCGTGGCGTCTCGGCCATCAAACCGCCGTACCTCCGCTCGACCACCTCGTTCACCAAGTCCGAGGCACTCCCGCCCGTCTCCTTTTCCATCGCAGAGGCTGGCGAGGACCGGACTACACTCGACCTGACGGCGACGCTCACCAACTCCGGTGACGACCCGGCCGAAGACCTCTCGGTCACGTTCGTCCTCCGGCAGGCCGAGTCGAACATCGTCGCGTCGCGGACGACAGTCGACGCGGGGACCATCCGCGCCGGCCGGACCGAGTCGGTGGACGCGACTGCGACCGTACCGAACGACTACAACTACTACATCGACGTCGTGCTGCTTCGGGATGGTGTCGTCATCGACTCCGCCCGCGGCGCGGCGAACCTGGACCCAACGAGGACGATTAGCGTGAACGAAACCACAGAAGACGTCGAACTGCGCGTCGACGACTTCGAAGGCGGCGGAGCATCGACACCCGAAGAGACCGACTACGAAGCGACCCGAACCGAGTCCGCAGCGCCCGGGTTCGGCGTCGTCGTCGCACTCGTGGCACTCCTCGCCACCGCGTTCGTCACCCGGAGGTGGAGACGATGA
- a CDS encoding DUF1059 domain-containing protein yields MSKTMMQQATCACGFSVTSENEDELVKIIQDHAHSKHDKEMTVADVKAMAKQV; encoded by the coding sequence ATGTCGAAGACGATGATGCAGCAGGCAACGTGTGCGTGTGGGTTCAGTGTAACTTCGGAAAACGAAGACGAACTCGTGAAAATCATCCAGGACCACGCACACAGCAAACACGACAAAGAGATGACCGTCGCAGACGTAAAGGCGATGGCGAAGCAGGTCTGA
- a CDS encoding universal stress protein: MATYVMGTNSVHTSAELCDYLSRRIETGDVVHVVNSHKGGDSTDSDDVRDGDDALNVVSSRLGDFVTVETHQYIRGNEAAEDILECADEQGADEIVIGVRKRNPTSKIVFGSTAQDVLLSSNVPMAVVPLEKVY; this comes from the coding sequence ATGGCAACGTACGTTATGGGCACGAACTCGGTACACACCAGTGCCGAACTCTGTGACTACCTCTCGCGACGTATCGAGACGGGCGACGTGGTTCACGTCGTCAACTCCCACAAAGGCGGCGACAGTACAGACAGTGACGACGTTCGTGACGGCGACGACGCACTGAACGTCGTCTCCTCTCGACTCGGTGACTTCGTCACCGTCGAAACACACCAGTACATCCGAGGTAACGAGGCGGCCGAAGACATCCTCGAATGTGCCGACGAACAGGGTGCCGACGAAATCGTCATCGGCGTCAGAAAACGGAACCCGACCTCGAAAATCGTCTTCGGGAGTACCGCACAGGACGTGCTCTTGTCGTCGAACGTCCCGATGGCGGTCGTTCCGCTCGAAAAAGTCTACTGA
- a CDS encoding ornithine cyclodeaminase, translating to MTNTRTVELEGHIIDSGMMQQAMGIVMDLGGNFDIEEFDVGRQKDKTSYCRMSVSADDESDLQEILHELHQIGANLTDPVDAHVEPSPADQVVPVGFYSTTNHPTEVRYDGRWLPVEDIEMDCAIVVDPDAPDGPRAYTKVLNSVEEGDLVVTDEAGIRVKPPERPRDASGPFGFMQGGVSSERPSESLIGEVADALRETKEEGGNVLVVAGPALIHSGGGDALARLIREGYIDMISAGNGFATHDIERGLYGTSLGMDMETMEHPRKGHKHHIYTISEVIRAGGIESAVEEGLIKEGVMYECVKNDVPYVLAGSIRDDGPLPDTITDTIEAQNAIREQAHQADMVLMLSTLLHSVAVGNCLPSTAKTVCVDINPATVTQLLDRGSSQAIGMVTDIGTFVPTLAEKVLDESAE from the coding sequence ATGACGAACACGCGCACGGTCGAACTCGAAGGCCACATCATCGACTCCGGGATGATGCAACAGGCCATGGGTATCGTGATGGACCTCGGGGGGAACTTCGACATCGAGGAGTTCGACGTCGGACGACAGAAAGATAAGACGTCGTACTGCCGGATGTCGGTCTCGGCGGACGACGAGTCGGACCTTCAGGAGATTCTCCACGAACTCCACCAAATCGGGGCGAACCTCACCGACCCCGTGGACGCACACGTCGAACCCTCGCCCGCAGACCAGGTCGTCCCGGTCGGGTTCTACTCGACGACCAACCACCCGACCGAAGTCCGCTACGACGGACGATGGCTCCCGGTCGAAGATATCGAGATGGACTGCGCGATAGTCGTCGACCCCGACGCACCCGACGGTCCACGCGCCTACACGAAAGTCCTCAACAGCGTCGAGGAGGGTGACCTCGTCGTCACCGACGAGGCGGGTATCCGCGTCAAACCGCCGGAACGCCCCCGTGACGCCTCCGGTCCGTTCGGATTCATGCAAGGCGGCGTCTCCTCGGAACGACCGTCCGAGTCGCTCATCGGCGAAGTTGCCGACGCACTTCGAGAGACCAAAGAGGAGGGCGGCAACGTCCTCGTCGTCGCCGGTCCGGCACTCATTCACTCCGGCGGCGGCGACGCACTCGCCCGTCTCATCCGAGAGGGGTACATCGACATGATTTCCGCTGGGAACGGCTTCGCCACCCACGACATCGAACGCGGCCTCTACGGCACGTCTCTCGGCATGGACATGGAGACGATGGAACACCCCCGGAAGGGCCACAAACACCACATCTACACCATCAGCGAGGTCATCCGTGCGGGCGGCATCGAGTCCGCCGTCGAGGAGGGACTCATCAAAGAGGGTGTGATGTACGAGTGCGTGAAGAACGACGTGCCGTACGTCCTCGCAGGGTCCATCCGCGACGACGGCCCACTTCCGGACACCATCACCGACACCATCGAAGCACAGAACGCCATCCGTGAGCAGGCCCACCAAGCCGACATGGTGCTCATGCTTTCGACGCTCCTGCACTCCGTCGCCGTCGGAAACTGTCTGCCGTCGACGGCGAAGACCGTCTGCGTGGACATCAACCCCGCCACCGTCACGCAACTCCTCGACAGGGGGTCGTCGCAGGCAATCGGGATGGTGACCGACATCGGGACGTTCGTCCCGACGCTCGCCGAGAAAGTCCTCGACGAATCGGCCGAGTAA
- a CDS encoding alpha/beta hydrolase gives MSTWRHRGEPPAARGPRRPSHFDYSRVSLTFESDGIACAGWLYRPDGVETPPVVVMAGELAAERRFGLRPYAERLAEAGYAAFLFDYRNVGDSDGEPRNLVAPDEQVDDWHAALEGLRERSEIDGNRIVLWGAGLSGGYALRVAAEDTRVAAVVAQNPMLDGSGVMGGRGVRGTLAALGAGVRDKLQSRLLGPYRVPVLGDGTSMSVFEDTVVRGEYRELVPPGSTWRDETPARVFLSMFRYRALSDPDAITCPVLLVAGTRDELAPTDDVASLADELTNATLVELPAGHFDHYDRTFEQTFGHLLSFLQAVA, from the coding sequence GTGAGCACGTGGCGTCACCGCGGCGAACCACCCGCGGCACGTGGCCCGCGACGGCCGTCGCACTTCGACTACTCACGTGTCTCACTCACCTTCGAGAGCGACGGCATAGCGTGTGCAGGATGGCTCTACCGCCCGGATGGCGTTGAAACTCCTCCCGTCGTCGTCATGGCAGGTGAACTCGCCGCAGAACGACGCTTCGGCCTTCGACCCTACGCAGAACGGTTAGCAGAAGCAGGGTACGCCGCGTTCCTCTTCGACTATCGAAACGTCGGCGACTCGGATGGCGAACCGCGGAACCTCGTCGCGCCCGACGAACAAGTCGACGACTGGCACGCGGCACTCGAAGGACTCCGCGAACGCTCCGAAATCGACGGAAACCGTATCGTCCTCTGGGGTGCTGGCCTATCCGGTGGCTACGCGCTCCGCGTCGCCGCCGAAGACACTCGTGTCGCTGCCGTCGTCGCACAGAACCCGATGCTCGACGGGTCTGGTGTGATGGGTGGCCGGGGTGTCCGCGGCACACTCGCTGCACTCGGCGCTGGCGTCCGCGACAAACTCCAGTCTCGACTCCTCGGCCCGTATCGCGTCCCAGTCCTCGGCGATGGCACGTCAATGTCCGTCTTCGAAGACACGGTGGTTCGTGGCGAGTACCGTGAACTCGTCCCACCGGGGAGCACGTGGCGTGACGAGACTCCTGCACGGGTGTTCCTCTCGATGTTCCGCTACCGCGCGCTCTCGGACCCGGATGCCATCACCTGCCCGGTGCTCCTCGTCGCCGGAACGCGCGACGAACTCGCTCCTACAGACGACGTCGCCTCCCTCGCCGACGAACTCACAAACGCGACGCTCGTCGAACTGCCGGCAGGTCACTTCGACCACTACGACCGAACCTTCGAGCAGACGTTCGGCCACCTTCTGTCGTTCTTACAGGCAGTCGCGTAA
- a CDS encoding LURP-one-related/scramblase family protein → MARRPRAEARRARREDRGIGRRGGRREWERYKMTQKLISIGDDFYVENQAGMRVFKIDGKALRVRDTLVMEDLQSGDTYRIQEKIVRIKDTMTVQKDGRPEATIKKALITPLRDRFTISIGGGRDLTVKGNILDHEYRLMRNGERVAEVSKKWFRIRDSYGIEVSPEMDTGLVVACTVALDMMVHPTR, encoded by the coding sequence ATGGCTCGAAGACCAAGGGCGGAAGCGCGGCGAGCGAGACGAGAAGACCGCGGTATCGGACGCCGTGGCGGGAGACGAGAGTGGGAGCGCTACAAGATGACGCAGAAGCTCATCTCTATCGGGGACGACTTCTACGTCGAGAATCAGGCCGGGATGCGTGTGTTCAAAATCGACGGGAAGGCCCTCCGCGTCCGGGACACCCTCGTGATGGAGGACCTCCAGAGCGGGGACACCTACAGAATTCAAGAGAAAATCGTCCGCATCAAGGACACCATGACGGTACAGAAGGACGGTCGCCCCGAAGCGACTATCAAGAAAGCACTCATCACGCCCCTCCGAGACCGGTTTACCATCTCCATCGGTGGTGGCCGTGACCTCACGGTGAAAGGGAACATCCTCGACCACGAGTACAGGCTGATGCGCAACGGTGAACGCGTCGCAGAAGTCTCGAAGAAGTGGTTCCGTATCCGCGACTCCTACGGTATCGAAGTCTCCCCGGAGATGGACACTGGTCTCGTGGTCGCCTGTACAGTCGCCCTCGACATGATGGTTCACCCAACGCGGTGA
- the secY gene encoding preprotein translocase subunit SecY translates to MGWKDAAEPVLARMPAVARPEGHVPFRRKLGWTGGILVLYFFLTNVTLFGVDAAAANDLFGQFRSILAGQQGSVLQLGIGPIVTASIVLQLLGGADLLGLDTDNNPRDQVLYQGLQKLLVGVMIVLTGLPMVFAGNFLPADPAVAASLGIGSFGVKSLIFAQIAVGGVLILFMDEIVSKWGVGSGVGLFIIAGVSQQLVGGLFSWQGLGGASGFFPTWFGIISGSVELPSSPTDLLSTIFLGQGQLLALITTVLIFGIVVYAESVRVEIPLSHARVKGARGRFPVKLIYASVLPMILVRALQANIQFLGRILDSQWAGMPAWLGEYASGQVTGGLFYYLAPIQSRSDWMWFLGLTSADPLDIAIRVLIDLAFMIVGGAVFAVFWVETTGMGPESTARQIQNSGMQIPGFRRNPQVIEKVMERYIPQVTVIGGALVGLLAVMANMLGTIGAVSGTGLLLTVSITYKLYEEIAEEQLMEMHPMMRQMFGSE, encoded by the coding sequence ATGGGATGGAAGGACGCCGCCGAACCAGTGCTGGCGCGGATGCCCGCAGTCGCCCGACCGGAGGGACACGTACCGTTCCGCCGGAAACTCGGGTGGACGGGTGGCATCCTCGTCCTGTACTTCTTCCTGACGAACGTGACGCTGTTCGGCGTCGACGCTGCGGCCGCGAACGACCTCTTCGGTCAGTTCCGGTCCATCTTGGCCGGCCAGCAAGGGTCGGTGCTCCAACTGGGCATCGGTCCAATCGTCACGGCAAGCATCGTCTTACAACTGCTTGGCGGTGCTGACCTGCTCGGGCTCGACACCGACAACAACCCGCGCGACCAGGTCCTCTATCAGGGCCTCCAGAAGTTGCTCGTCGGGGTCATGATCGTCCTGACGGGCCTGCCGATGGTGTTCGCCGGCAACTTCCTGCCGGCCGACCCGGCCGTCGCGGCCTCGCTCGGCATCGGTTCTTTCGGCGTGAAGAGTCTCATCTTCGCGCAGATTGCCGTCGGTGGTGTCCTCATCCTGTTCATGGACGAGATCGTCAGCAAGTGGGGCGTCGGCTCCGGTGTTGGGCTGTTCATCATCGCCGGTGTCAGCCAGCAGCTCGTCGGTGGGCTGTTCAGTTGGCAGGGTCTCGGTGGCGCGTCGGGCTTCTTCCCGACGTGGTTCGGAATCATCTCCGGTTCCGTCGAACTACCGTCCTCGCCGACTGACCTGCTGTCGACCATCTTCCTCGGTCAGGGCCAACTGCTCGCGCTCATCACGACGGTGCTCATCTTCGGCATCGTCGTGTACGCCGAGAGTGTCCGCGTGGAGATTCCTCTCTCGCACGCTCGTGTGAAGGGTGCCCGCGGTCGCTTCCCGGTCAAACTCATCTACGCGAGTGTCCTGCCGATGATTCTCGTCCGTGCCCTGCAGGCGAACATCCAGTTCCTCGGGCGAATCCTCGACAGCCAGTGGGCAGGAATGCCTGCGTGGCTGGGCGAGTACGCGAGTGGACAGGTCACCGGTGGCCTGTTCTACTACCTCGCGCCCATCCAGTCGCGCTCCGATTGGATGTGGTTCCTGGGTCTCACGTCGGCCGACCCGCTCGACATCGCCATCCGCGTCCTCATCGACCTCGCGTTCATGATTGTCGGTGGCGCGGTGTTCGCTGTCTTCTGGGTCGAGACGACGGGCATGGGGCCCGAATCGACTGCACGACAGATTCAGAACTCCGGGATGCAGATTCCCGGTTTCCGACGTAACCCGCAGGTCATCGAGAAGGTCATGGAGCGGTACATCCCGCAAGTGACCGTCATCGGTGGCGCGCTCGTCGGCCTGCTCGCCGTCATGGCGAACATGCTGGGTACCATCGGTGCCGTCTCCGGGACGGGGCTGCTGCTTACGGTCTCCATCACGTACAAACTGTACGAGGAGATTGCCGAGGAGCAGCTCATGGAGATGCACCCGATGATGCGCCAGATGTTCGGCAGCGAGTAA
- a CDS encoding uL15m family ribosomal protein, producing the protein MTSKKRRQRGSRTHSGGTHKNRRGAGHRGGRGRAGRDKHEFHNYEPLGKHGFKRPDVLQDTVAEVKVQKLDEDAALLAADGLAEKDGDAYTIDARDVAEDGWEADVVKVLGGGQVRNELNVVADAFTAGAVELIEEAGGSAELSERAEEAAEAEAEAEADADQDDEE; encoded by the coding sequence ATGACGTCTAAGAAACGACGCCAGCGTGGCTCCCGGACCCACAGCGGCGGTACCCACAAGAACCGGCGTGGTGCCGGACACCGTGGTGGCCGCGGCCGTGCCGGGCGCGACAAGCACGAATTCCACAACTACGAACCGCTCGGCAAGCACGGCTTCAAGCGACCGGACGTCCTGCAGGACACCGTCGCCGAAGTCAAGGTCCAGAAGCTTGACGAGGACGCTGCCCTCCTCGCCGCCGACGGACTCGCCGAGAAAGACGGTGACGCCTACACCATCGACGCTCGCGACGTGGCCGAGGACGGCTGGGAAGCGGACGTCGTCAAGGTGCTCGGTGGCGGGCAAGTTCGCAACGAACTGAACGTCGTCGCCGACGCGTTCACCGCCGGTGCCGTCGAACTCATCGAAGAGGCTGGCGGCAGCGCAGAACTCTCCGAACGCGCAGAAGAAGCGGCCGAAGCGGAAGCGGAAGCTGAAGCCGACGCCGACCAGGACGACGAGGAATAA
- a CDS encoding 50S ribosomal protein L30: MQAIVQLRGEVDMAQDVRDTLSMLNIHRVNHATFVPETDTYRGMITKVNDYVAHGTPSVDVVETLVRTRAEPEKGSGDITDEWVSENTDFEDVTSLAQAVYDEETTLREQGISPVLRLHPARGGHRGQKHVTKEGGQLGKHETDQIDELLEAMR, translated from the coding sequence ATGCAGGCTATCGTCCAACTTCGCGGTGAAGTCGACATGGCACAGGACGTCCGTGACACGCTGTCGATGCTCAACATCCACCGTGTCAACCACGCGACGTTCGTCCCCGAGACCGACACCTACCGTGGAATGATCACGAAGGTCAACGACTACGTCGCACACGGCACGCCGAGTGTCGACGTCGTCGAGACGCTCGTCCGCACCCGCGCCGAACCCGAGAAGGGCTCCGGCGACATCACGGACGAATGGGTCTCCGAGAACACGGACTTCGAGGACGTGACCTCGCTCGCACAGGCCGTCTACGACGAAGAGACGACCCTGCGCGAACAGGGCATCTCCCCGGTCCTCCGTCTCCACCCGGCACGTGGTGGCCACCGCGGCCAGAAGCACGTCACGAAGGAAGGCGGTCAACTCGGTAAGCACGAGACCGACCAAATCGACGAACTCCTGGAGGCAATGCGATGA
- a CDS encoding 30S ribosomal protein S5 produces MSRNNNGWEPRTRLGRMVQNGDVTSMDHALETGLPLKEPQIVDQLLPGLEDEVLDINMVQRMTDSGRRVKFRCVVAVGNRDGYLGYAEARDDQVGGAIQKAIEVAKLNIIKVDRGSGSWEDRAGGLNSLSRKAEGKAGSVTVRIIPAPQGLGLAAAETVRNILELAGVQDAWTKSDGNTRTTVNLAKATYNALKNASQSRTPQRAREIRQEVRD; encoded by the coding sequence ATGAGCAGAAATAACAACGGCTGGGAGCCGCGAACGCGGCTCGGCCGCATGGTGCAGAACGGCGACGTCACGTCGATGGACCACGCGCTCGAGACCGGGCTTCCGCTCAAGGAGCCCCAGATCGTCGACCAGCTCCTCCCCGGACTGGAAGACGAAGTTCTCGACATCAACATGGTTCAGCGCATGACCGACTCCGGCCGCCGGGTGAAGTTCCGGTGTGTCGTTGCTGTCGGTAACCGTGACGGCTACCTCGGCTATGCTGAAGCCCGCGACGACCAGGTCGGCGGGGCGATTCAGAAAGCTATCGAGGTGGCGAAACTGAACATTATCAAGGTTGACCGCGGCTCCGGTTCCTGGGAAGACCGTGCAGGTGGCCTCAACTCCCTCTCGCGCAAGGCAGAAGGGAAAGCAGGCTCCGTGACGGTCCGAATCATCCCGGCACCGCAGGGTCTCGGCCTCGCGGCCGCAGAGACGGTCCGCAACATCCTCGAACTCGCCGGCGTCCAGGACGCCTGGACCAAGAGTGACGGGAATACGCGAACGACCGTCAACCTCGCCAAGGCAACGTACAACGCACTCAAGAACGCGTCGCAGTCCCGTACTCCGCAACGCGCTCGTGAGATTCGTCAGGAGGTGCGCGACTGA
- a CDS encoding 50S ribosomal protein L18, whose translation MATGPRYKVPMRRRREVRTDYHQRLRLLKSGKPRLVARVSNKHVRAQLVTPGPQGDETHAAATSADLAEYGWEAPTGNLPSAYLTGYLAGKRALAAGVEEAVLDIGLNTATPGNKVFAVQEGAIDAGLEIPHNDAVLADWDRNRGVHIAEYAEQLDEPLYSGDFDATNLPDHFDEVLGNLQEDE comes from the coding sequence ATGGCGACAGGACCACGATACAAGGTTCCGATGCGTCGCCGCCGCGAAGTCCGGACGGACTACCATCAAAGGTTGCGCCTGCTGAAATCGGGTAAACCCCGCCTCGTTGCTCGCGTGAGCAACAAGCACGTCAGGGCGCAGCTGGTCACGCCGGGCCCGCAGGGCGACGAGACCCACGCTGCAGCGACCTCTGCCGACCTCGCCGAGTACGGCTGGGAAGCCCCCACGGGCAACCTCCCGAGCGCGTACCTCACGGGGTACCTGGCAGGCAAGCGGGCGCTGGCCGCCGGCGTCGAGGAAGCGGTCCTCGACATCGGCCTCAACACGGCCACGCCCGGAAACAAGGTCTTCGCAGTGCAGGAGGGTGCTATCGACGCTGGCCTCGAAATCCCCCACAACGACGCAGTGCTCGCTGACTGGGACCGCAACCGCGGTGTCCACATCGCAGAGTACGCAGAGCAGCTCGACGAGCCGCTCTACAGTGGAGACTTCGACGCCACGAACCTCCCCGACCACTTCGACGAAGTGCTCGGGAACCTTCAGGAGGACGAATGA
- a CDS encoding 50S ribosomal protein L19e, with product MTDLKAQKRMAADVLDVGKGRVWFDPDAQSDIAEAITREDIRELVDEGTIRAKDAKGNSKGRARERAAKRSYGHRKGAGSRKGRSGARKNKKDAWVSRIRAQRRRLKELRDDGTLDRTQYRSLYNKASGGEFDSVDRLEAYIQNNYQVEIQ from the coding sequence ATGACGGACCTGAAAGCACAGAAGCGCATGGCCGCTGACGTCCTCGACGTCGGTAAGGGCCGTGTGTGGTTCGACCCCGACGCACAGTCCGACATCGCGGAGGCCATCACGCGCGAAGACATTCGTGAACTCGTCGACGAGGGCACGATTCGTGCGAAGGACGCCAAGGGCAACTCGAAAGGACGCGCACGCGAGCGCGCCGCCAAGCGTTCCTACGGTCACCGTAAGGGTGCCGGCTCCCGCAAGGGCCGTTCCGGCGCTCGGAAGAACAAGAAAGACGCATGGGTCAGCCGAATCCGCGCCCAGCGCCGTCGCCTGAAAGAGCTGCGTGACGACGGTACGCTCGACCGTACCCAGTACCGCTCGCTCTACAACAAGGCGTCCGGTGGCGAATTCGACAGCGTGGACCGGCTCGAAGCATACATCCAGAACAACTACCAGGTGGAGATTCAATAA